The Chitiniphilus purpureus sequence GGCCCAGCTTACGTAGGCGAACGGCATCTTGTCGTTCATGAACAGCCGGCACTGGTCGAGGATCAGCGGGGGCTGGACCGCCCAGTCCAGGTCGGCCAGCGTCAAATACTTTTTCTGCTCGTCCCGGCCGAACAGCCAGGCGACCGGGCCCAGGGTGGGCATGCGCTCGAACGCGGCCTGGGCGTATTGCAGCATCTGTTGCATATCTGGGTTGGATTTGCCTTCACTCATTATTTGCTCCTTGAGAATCCGGTGGCGGCAGCTGGGCGCTGTAGTTGCCGCCGATCATGTTGAATCCCATCCGGGTCAGCATCCTGCCGGTGCGCTCGGTCAGGTGGGCACTGCTTACCCCGATCTTGATCTCGGCCGCTCCCCGGTTCATCGCCCAGCGGCGGAATGCGAGGAGCAGCTTGGGTGCGGCGCTACTGCCGCGTGCCTTGGGTATCACGTACCAGGCGATGTTGTTGGCCACGCGGGCGTCGCTGAACCAGTATGTTTCGACCACGGCGAATAAAAAGCCCACCGGTACGCCATCCTGCTCGGCAATCAGGATGGCGTAGATGCCACGGCGGTCTGCCAGATAGCGGGCAAGCATCGCCTCGACCTTGGTGCGCTGCAACGGCAAGCTGCGGTAGCGTGTTTCCGCATGCAGCATGCCTCCGATTTCCAGCAGCTGTGGGATATCGGAAGGCTGGGCATTGCGTATCCGTATCATGGTCAACGCTCCCGCACACTCTCAGTCGCATGCTGGATCAACGGGCTCAGGAAATACTCGATCACCCGCCGCTGCCCGGTCTTGATCTCCGCCGTCACCGCCATGCCCGGCGCCAATGGCAGGGTCTTGCCGTCGATGTTCATCGTGCGCCGCGCCAGCTTCACCCGTGCCTGGTAGATCAGCCCCAGCTTCTCGTCCGGGATCGCATCGCGGGTGACAGTGGCCACCTGGCCGTCGAGCAGCCCGTAGCGGGTGTAGTTGAAGGTCTCCACCTTCACCGCGGCGAGCTGCCCGGCGTTGACGAAGCCGATGTCCTTGTTTTCCAGCACCACCTCGGCTTCCACCTGGTCGGTGTGCGGCACCACCACCAGCAGCGGCTGTGCTTCGGTCACCACCCCACCCACGGTATGCACCGCCAGCTGCTGCACCACACCATCCACCGGCGCGGTCA is a genomic window containing:
- a CDS encoding GNAT family N-acetyltransferase, whose amino-acid sequence is MIRIRNAQPSDIPQLLEIGGMLHAETRYRSLPLQRTKVEAMLARYLADRRGIYAILIAEQDGVPVGFLFAVVETYWFSDARVANNIAWYVIPKARGSSAAPKLLLAFRRWAMNRGAAEIKIGVSSAHLTERTGRMLTRMGFNMIGGNYSAQLPPPDSQGANNE
- a CDS encoding toxin-activating lysine-acyltransferase, coding for MSEGKSNPDMQQMLQYAQAAFERMPTLGPVAWLFGRDEQKKYLTLADLDWAVQPPLILDQCRLFMNDKMPFAYVSWAFVSDEVHARLQQGQTRLAPHEWKGGGHVWLIDIVIPFGQGDAVLADLKQSALANQVIHAWINEQAVEL